The following coding sequences are from one Sphingobium sp. Cam5-1 window:
- a CDS encoding PilZ domain-containing protein: MDSDQEMAERGPARSGPRDSLFLLTNLTCSEGTPLGRARVRNLSAAGLMADCERPVPADAAIVLELRGVGRVSGRVVWSKDGKIGIAFDHEIDPQLARKPIASGTTHRAPSYLRLHQIGR, encoded by the coding sequence ATGGATAGCGATCAGGAAATGGCGGAACGGGGACCTGCTCGGTCAGGCCCGCGGGACAGCCTGTTCCTGCTCACCAATCTGACTTGCAGCGAAGGCACGCCGCTCGGCCGCGCCCGCGTGCGCAACCTGTCGGCTGCCGGGCTGATGGCCGACTGCGAACGGCCGGTGCCTGCCGATGCCGCGATCGTCCTTGAACTGCGCGGAGTGGGGCGGGTCAGCGGCCGGGTCGTCTGGTCCAAAGATGGCAAGATCGGTATTGCATTCGATCATGAGATCGATCCCCAGCTCGCCCGCAAACCCATAGCCTCCGGGACTACCCACCGCGCCCCCTCCTATCTGCGCCTCCACCAGATAGGCCGCTGA
- a CDS encoding autotransporter assembly complex protein TamA, with amino-acid sequence MNTGLRTFRRVSAMSQASRLLILPLLLAAPAVHAQIAEPPADVADQELPLDPMPDLGVAWPDLGQPDTVASLPPDPADTPDLADDATSPALQEPDVDLPDEAAAFADSGEETRYSVQLNGLDGIADTQFDSRFKQLSVLREGEGKPANLAQINRRIKEDSELLDRLLRAKGYYAARVRSAISVSPEKEGRLAVRFQIVPGARYLLSSVDLQGLAEAGEQQTRLREAFPLHAGDPIDADAIIAGQASLSLAMSENGFPFAKVGEPEVRIDHEERKGDLDIIVTPGAYRTFGSVILKDNKLFNARHVESIARFERDDPYKASDVEDLRSAIVATGLVSSVTLTPKDAGDGEHVDLAVDVRPAPLRTIAGELGYGTGEGYRAAVSWQHRNLFPPEGAVTLRGVLGTQEQTASFTYRRNNFRERDHVLTGLVSISNIKRDAYDARTITLSGALERQTNILFQKKWVWRVGAELIASDEKDAFSGGNRRTFLIGAVPLTLTYDGSDDLLNPSRGFRLGGRFSPELSFQNGTFGYSRVQFDGSVYQPVTGQIVLAGRARFGTILGSTVDQIAPSRRFYAGGGASVRGYGYQDIGPRDANNDPIGGKSLAEFSLETRVRFGNFGVVPFVDAGNISTSFLPRFKDMRIGAGMGLRYYSSFGPIRIDVGTPLNPQKGDPRIAVYVSLGQAF; translated from the coding sequence ATGAACACGGGCTTGCGGACTTTTCGCCGCGTATCAGCCATGTCGCAAGCCTCCCGGCTTTTGATCCTGCCTCTGCTTTTGGCGGCTCCCGCCGTGCATGCGCAAATCGCGGAACCGCCTGCGGATGTGGCGGACCAGGAGCTTCCCCTGGACCCCATGCCTGACCTGGGCGTGGCATGGCCTGACCTGGGGCAGCCCGACACGGTTGCGTCACTGCCTCCCGATCCGGCCGATACGCCCGACCTTGCTGACGATGCCACAAGCCCAGCGCTTCAGGAGCCCGATGTCGATTTGCCTGATGAAGCTGCGGCCTTCGCGGATTCGGGTGAGGAAACGCGTTATTCGGTTCAGCTCAATGGTTTGGACGGGATAGCGGACACACAGTTCGACAGCCGCTTCAAACAATTATCCGTGTTGCGGGAAGGAGAAGGGAAGCCCGCAAATCTCGCGCAGATAAACCGACGGATCAAGGAAGACAGCGAGCTGCTCGACCGGCTGCTGCGCGCGAAAGGCTATTATGCGGCCCGCGTTCGTAGCGCCATTTCCGTTTCGCCTGAGAAGGAAGGCAGGCTGGCCGTGCGGTTCCAGATAGTGCCGGGGGCGCGCTATCTGCTTTCCTCGGTCGATCTCCAGGGCTTGGCCGAAGCAGGCGAGCAGCAAACAAGGCTGCGTGAGGCTTTCCCTCTCCATGCGGGCGATCCCATCGATGCCGACGCGATTATTGCGGGGCAGGCTTCTCTTTCGCTTGCCATGAGTGAAAATGGCTTCCCCTTCGCAAAGGTCGGAGAGCCGGAGGTGCGGATCGACCATGAAGAACGCAAGGGCGATCTGGATATCATCGTGACGCCGGGTGCATACCGCACGTTCGGATCGGTCATCCTCAAGGACAACAAGCTGTTCAACGCTCGCCATGTGGAGAGCATCGCCCGTTTTGAGCGTGACGATCCTTACAAGGCGTCGGATGTCGAGGATCTGCGAAGCGCGATCGTTGCCACCGGTCTGGTATCGTCGGTCACGCTGACGCCCAAAGACGCCGGTGATGGGGAGCATGTCGATCTGGCCGTGGATGTCCGGCCCGCGCCACTGCGGACCATTGCTGGCGAACTGGGCTATGGCACCGGCGAAGGGTATCGCGCCGCCGTAAGCTGGCAGCACCGCAACCTCTTCCCGCCAGAAGGCGCCGTCACATTGCGCGGGGTGCTTGGGACGCAGGAGCAGACCGCGTCCTTCACCTACCGGCGCAACAATTTCCGGGAGCGTGATCATGTGCTGACCGGGCTAGTGTCGATCAGCAATATCAAGCGGGATGCCTACGACGCGCGCACGATCACCCTGTCGGGGGCGCTGGAACGGCAAACCAATATCTTGTTTCAGAAGAAATGGGTCTGGCGAGTTGGGGCGGAACTGATCGCGTCGGATGAAAAAGATGCTTTCAGCGGCGGTAACAGGCGCACATTCCTGATTGGCGCGGTGCCGCTCACTCTCACCTATGATGGCAGCGACGATCTTTTGAACCCGAGCCGGGGCTTTCGGCTAGGCGGTCGATTCAGTCCCGAACTGTCCTTCCAGAACGGGACCTTCGGCTATTCCCGCGTGCAGTTCGATGGCAGCGTTTATCAACCGGTGACCGGCCAGATCGTGCTGGCGGGGCGCGCGCGCTTCGGTACGATCCTGGGGTCCACGGTCGATCAAATCGCGCCGTCGCGGCGCTTCTATGCCGGTGGCGGCGCTTCGGTCAGGGGCTATGGCTATCAGGACATCGGTCCGCGCGACGCGAACAATGATCCGATCGGCGGCAAAAGCCTTGCTGAATTCTCATTGGAAACCCGCGTTCGTTTCGGCAATTTCGGTGTCGTGCCATTTGTGGATGCGGGCAATATCTCCACCAGCTTCCTGCCACGTTTTAAAGACATGCGCATCGGCGCGGGCATGGGGCTGCGCTACTATAGCAGCTTCGGCCCGATCCGGATCGACGTCGGCACGCCATTGAACCCGCAGAAGGGCGATCCGCGGATCGCTGTATATGTCTCCCTCGGGCAGGCCTTCTGA
- a CDS encoding YdcH family protein, giving the protein MENSHVSALSAKHAGLEARIKAETSRPMPDAILVASLKKQKLRVKEEMSRN; this is encoded by the coding sequence ATGGAAAACAGCCACGTTTCAGCTCTTTCAGCCAAACATGCCGGGCTTGAGGCACGGATCAAGGCAGAGACGAGTCGGCCGATGCCCGACGCGATCCTGGTTGCCTCGCTCAAGAAGCAGAAGTTGCGGGTGAAAGAGGAAATGTCGCGAAATTGA
- a CDS encoding YdcH family protein: MRRLELLRVEHRDLDGAIAALVDAGGRDQMQIARLKKRKLRLRDEIALLEDALVPDIIA, encoded by the coding sequence ATGCGACGGCTGGAACTGCTGCGAGTCGAACATCGTGATCTGGATGGCGCGATCGCGGCGCTCGTGGACGCGGGAGGGCGCGACCAGATGCAGATCGCTCGCCTCAAGAAACGCAAGCTCCGACTCCGCGACGAGATCGCGCTTTTGGAGGATGCGCTGGTGCCGGACATCATCGCCTGA
- a CDS encoding DUF1465 family protein produces MSPAVTLDRGLHRRLVDGLYLEAMVMADEARAYFDRRDMTEAEIEDPLRRVSFACESLKVTTRLMHIIAWLLSQRAWQRGELSDADLMDEKYRLGRATETDPDIAAAFPFAARALIEASQELYGRVARLQDRMDHMARPHGRVDNSPARALMDRLNTAF; encoded by the coding sequence ATGTCTCCCGCCGTCACTCTGGACCGTGGCTTGCATCGGCGTCTTGTCGATGGCCTCTATCTTGAAGCCATGGTTATGGCCGATGAGGCGCGCGCCTATTTCGACCGCCGTGATATGACGGAAGCTGAGATCGAAGATCCCCTCCGCCGCGTCTCGTTCGCCTGCGAATCCCTCAAGGTGACGACCCGGCTCATGCACATCATCGCCTGGCTGTTGAGCCAACGGGCGTGGCAGCGGGGCGAGTTATCAGACGCTGATCTGATGGACGAGAAATACCGGCTGGGCCGCGCGACGGAAACTGACCCGGATATTGCGGCAGCCTTCCCCTTCGCGGCCCGCGCCTTGATCGAGGCCAGCCAGGAACTGTACGGGCGCGTCGCGCGCCTGCAAGACAGGATGGACCATATGGCTCGTCCGCACGGCCGTGTGGACAACAGCCCCGCTCGCGCCTTGATGGATCGCCTGAACACCGCCTTCTGA
- a CDS encoding host attachment family protein: MWIDHDAMVLVADGRKMLFFRNKGDRMAPNLEAETVKLQENPPDRDQSTDLSGRAPYGMGAQATMGNTDYHEQEEARFAMEAADLLRRRALANDFEKLIVVAPPTALGHMRKHYHKEVQSRLVGEIAKDLANHPVPEIEKIIAQA, translated from the coding sequence ATGTGGATCGATCATGACGCGATGGTGTTGGTTGCCGACGGTCGCAAGATGCTGTTCTTCCGAAACAAGGGCGACCGCATGGCACCCAATCTGGAAGCAGAAACTGTGAAGCTTCAGGAAAATCCCCCCGATCGGGATCAATCCACCGACCTGTCGGGCCGCGCGCCCTATGGGATGGGCGCGCAAGCGACCATGGGAAACACCGATTATCATGAACAGGAAGAGGCGCGCTTCGCTATGGAGGCGGCCGACCTGCTCAGGCGGCGCGCCCTTGCCAACGACTTTGAAAAACTGATCGTCGTGGCGCCGCCGACCGCGCTCGGCCACATGCGCAAACATTATCATAAGGAAGTGCAAAGCCGTCTGGTGGGCGAGATCGCCAAGGACCTTGCCAACCATCCCGTGCCGGAGATCGAGAAGATCATCGCTCAGGCCTGA
- the dksA gene encoding RNA polymerase-binding protein DksA has translation MASVLNSDKDGHNPPKSAVTLPPDYRPSPDEEFMNPLQLEYFRQRLWDWKKQILAEAEGTLAVLQNEPLREPDLNDRASSETDWSIELRTRDRQRKLISKIDAALRRIDDGEYGYCEVTGEPISLGRLEARPIATMTVEAQERHERQEKVSRDD, from the coding sequence ATGGCATCGGTCCTGAATTCCGATAAAGACGGCCATAATCCGCCGAAATCGGCTGTTACACTTCCCCCCGACTATCGTCCTTCGCCCGACGAAGAGTTCATGAATCCCCTCCAGCTTGAATATTTCCGCCAGCGGCTCTGGGACTGGAAGAAGCAGATCCTGGCTGAGGCGGAAGGCACGCTGGCCGTGCTGCAAAATGAACCCCTGCGGGAACCCGATCTCAACGACCGCGCGTCGAGCGAGACGGACTGGTCGATCGAGCTGCGCACCCGCGACCGCCAGCGCAAGCTCATTTCCAAGATCGACGCCGCGCTGCGCCGCATCGACGATGGCGAATATGGCTATTGCGAAGTGACCGGCGAACCCATTTCGCTCGGCCGCCTCGAAGCCCGTCCGATCGCGACCATGACTGTCGAGGCGCAGGAGCGTCATGAGCGGCAGGAAAAGGTCTCGCGCGACGATTGA
- the serS gene encoding serine--tRNA ligase — MHDIRFIRENPAAFDAGLARRGFAPWSVDILALDERSRAIKTELQQGQARRNEASKAIGAAMAAKDMEKAETLKAEVAALKESMPAREEEDREVSEKLHVLLSAIPNLPAADAPEGADEADNVEVSRWGEPRQFGFTPQDHADFGPALGLDFEGGAALSGARFTALRGQMARLHRALAQFMLDRQSGENGYEEVNPPLLVRDEALFGTGQLPKFAEDLFRTTDGRWLIPTAEVSLTNLVREQIVDVASLPMRLTALTPCFRSEAGSAGRDTRGFIRQHQFEKVELVAICKPEDSEAEHERMCAAAEGVLQALGLPYRKVLLCTGDMGFAAAKTYDLEVWLPSQQTYREISSISNCGDFQARRMNARFKPEGEKQTRFLHTLNGSGLAVGRTLVAVLENYQQEDGSVIVPEVLAPYMGGVTRLEPR; from the coding sequence ATGCATGATATCCGTTTTATCCGCGAAAATCCCGCAGCTTTCGACGCTGGCCTAGCCCGCAGGGGCTTTGCGCCTTGGAGCGTGGACATATTGGCGCTGGATGAGCGAAGCCGGGCGATCAAGACGGAGTTGCAGCAGGGTCAGGCCCGCCGCAATGAAGCGAGCAAGGCGATCGGCGCGGCCATGGCCGCCAAGGACATGGAGAAGGCCGAGACGCTGAAGGCCGAAGTCGCGGCGCTCAAGGAAAGCATGCCCGCGCGCGAGGAGGAAGACCGGGAGGTGAGCGAGAAGCTGCACGTCCTGCTGTCGGCCATTCCCAACCTGCCCGCCGCCGATGCGCCCGAGGGCGCGGACGAGGCGGACAATGTCGAGGTGAGCCGTTGGGGCGAGCCACGGCAGTTCGGCTTTACGCCGCAGGACCATGCCGATTTCGGCCCGGCGCTGGGTCTGGATTTTGAAGGCGGCGCGGCTTTGTCGGGTGCGCGCTTTACCGCGCTGCGTGGGCAGATGGCGCGGCTGCACCGGGCGCTGGCGCAGTTCATGCTGGATCGCCAGTCGGGCGAGAATGGCTACGAGGAAGTGAACCCGCCGCTGCTGGTGCGGGATGAGGCGCTGTTCGGGACCGGGCAGCTACCGAAGTTCGCCGAAGACCTGTTCCGGACCACGGACGGGCGCTGGCTGATCCCCACGGCCGAAGTCTCCCTCACCAATCTGGTGCGCGAGCAGATTGTCGATGTGGCGAGCCTGCCGATGCGGTTGACGGCGCTGACCCCCTGTTTCCGGTCGGAAGCGGGGTCGGCGGGGCGCGATACGCGCGGCTTCATTCGCCAGCATCAATTCGAGAAGGTGGAATTGGTCGCCATCTGCAAGCCGGAAGACTCCGAGGCTGAGCATGAGCGCATGTGCGCGGCGGCAGAGGGCGTGTTGCAGGCGCTGGGCCTGCCCTATCGCAAGGTGCTGCTGTGCACGGGCGACATGGGCTTTGCGGCGGCGAAGACCTATGATCTGGAAGTGTGGTTGCCGAGCCAGCAGACCTATCGCGAGATCAGTTCCATTTCCAACTGCGGCGATTTTCAGGCGCGGCGGATGAATGCGCGCTTCAAGCCGGAAGGGGAGAAGCAGACGCGTTTCCTGCATACGTTGAACGGGTCCGGGTTGGCGGTTGGTCGGACGCTGGTCGCGGTGCTGGAAAATTACCAGCAGGAAGATGGCAGCGTGATCGTGCCTGAGGTGTTGGCGCCTTATATGGGTGGGGTGACGCGGTTGGAGCCTCGGTGA